The following proteins are encoded in a genomic region of Fusarium oxysporum f. sp. lycopersici 4287 chromosome 1, whole genome shotgun sequence:
- a CDS encoding cohesin complex subunit SCC1 yields the protein MFYSETLLNKSGPLARVWLSANLERKLSKNHILQSNVTDSVEAIITPNQAPMALRLSSQLLLGVVRIYQRKTRYLLDDCNEAMMKIKMAFRSSGNNDMAVNLQIPNREALTLPDRITPYDNFELPPPPDANWLLSQVEDVTAAPIGRKGRASQRDINLQEDYDNSQFLNDGMGMEDDMIAPLGNIDLELDFGLDDLGLEGTGLEPEGGRREDRTTAGPQIDDSELDFPQKDDDRAMTLDLPDERVQIHDGEDPDLMAIDFNPDDVSQVPDIAAYPPPRISESPLSDIDEDRAAQLEQDHSRYQMADLYEPDHEEDQIVRRPAQRAKKQKILTPDEEIALSSNHIKQQQANRDNIIKEGGFLPRDPFLLALMDMQKSGGFVSSIMGEGRSSAWAPELRNMLTLDTARGMNELKRKRDSGIADVESDHGASKSPRMLDVGSDTGLGFEGAFGEMSIPPEESRHEIPADDEMEDEEAGTMMPGFEDTTVALVHPAESGPVSQVTKHVVHQLRERFGDDAADSPSKRTQRAVLLQNLCPRQQTTKADATKMFFECLVLATKDAIKVEQGPGLGDDIRIRAKRGLWGAWAEREAGGEMSQDNDAPNEPERAAVASTAVAVSA from the exons ATGTTCTACTCAGAGACTTTGCTCAACAAGAGCGGGCCGCTCGCCCGCGTCTGGCTTTCTGCCAACCTCGAGCGCAAGCTATCAAAGAATCACATCCTCCAATCCAATGTTACAGACAGTGTGGAAGCCATCATCACGCCTAACCAGGCGCCGATGGCCTTGCGACTAAGCAGTCAGCTGCTTTTGGGTGTGGTTCGAATCTACCAAAGAAAGACGCGTTATCTTTTGGATGATTGCAATGAAGCTATGATGAAGATCAAAATG GCATTTCGGTCTTCGGGTAACAACGACATGGCCGTCAACCTACAAATCCCCAACCGGGAAGCCCTGACCCTTCCTGACAGAATCACCCCATACGATAATTTCGAACTACCTCCTCCACCAGACGCGAACTGGCTTTTGTCTCAAGTGGAGGATGTGACTGCTGCTCCAATTGGCCGCAAAGGACGCGCTAGTCAGCGTGACATCAACCTTCAAGAAGATTACGATAACAGCCAGTTTCTCAACGATGGCATGGGAATGGAAGATGACATGATTGCACCGCTGGGGAACATTGATCTGGAATTGGATTTtggtcttgatgatcttggcctTGAAGGGACAGGACTCGAGCCCGAAGGTGGCCGAAGGGAGGATCGCACGACGGCTGGTCCCCAGATTGACGATTCAGAGCTTGATTTTCCCCAAAAGGACGACGATCGAGCGATGACTTTAGATCTGCCCGACGAGCGCGTTCAGATTCATGACGGCGAGGATCCCGACCTGATGGCAATTGACTTCAACCCTGACGATGTCTCCCAAGTACCTGATATCGCAGCTTACCCTCCTCCTCGAATTTCAGAGTCGCCGCTTTCCGACATCGACGAAGACCGGGCTGCACAGCTAGAACAGGATCACTCGAGATACCAGATGGCAGACCTTTATGAACCCGACCACGAGGAAGATCAGATCGTTCGACGACCAGCACAGCGCGCCAAGAAACAGAAGATACTCACACCTGATGAAGAAATCGCTCTCTCAAGTAACCACATcaagcaacaacaagccaACCGTGACAATATCATAAAGGAGGGTGGATTCCTTCCCCGTGACCCCTTTCTCCTGGCTTTAATGGATATGCAAAAGAGTGGAGGGTTCGTGTCATCAATCATGGGGGAAGGCCGAAGCTCAGCTTGGGCTCCAGAACTTCGCAATATGCTCACATTAGACACTGCTCGTGGCATGAACGAGCTCAAGCGCAAGCGTGACAGTGGTATTGCTGACGTCGAAAGTGACCACGGCGCTTCCAAGTCACCACGTATGCTCGATGTCGGTTCAGACACTGGACTTGGGTTCGAGGGCGCTTTCGGCGAAATGAGCATCCCCCCAGAGGAAAGCCGCCATGAAATCCCTGCcgacgatgagatggaggacGAAGAGGCAGGAACCATGATGCCTGGCTTTGAAGATACGACTGTTGCTCTGGTCCATCCCGCTGAGAGCGGTCCTGTTTCTCAAGTCACGAAACACGTAGTGCACCAATTGCGAGAGCGATTTGGTGACGATGCTGCTGACAGCCCCAGCAAGCGAACTCAGAGAGCAGTTCTCCTCCAGAACCTCTGCCCTAGACAACAGACCACCAAGGCCGATGCTACCAAAATGTTCTTTGAGTGTCTGGTTCTCGCGACCAAGGATGCCATCAAAGTCGAGCAGGGTCCTGGTCTAGGAGATGACATCCGGATAAGGGCGAAGCGTGGACTCTGGGGAGCCTGGGCGGAAAGAGAAGCTGGTGGTGAGATGTCTCAAGACAATGACGCCCCGAATGAGCCCGAACGTGCTGCAGTTGCTTCAACCGCAGTTGCTGTTTCAGCATAA
- a CDS encoding tubulin binding cofactor A, whose product MPPPSQLAIATGSVNRLLKEEASYHKEVEEEEAKVKALKEKIDSGANDDENASFMLKQQQTALEQTKAVFEPLRQKIAVAVEKLEEQLTVSEELNAPEDQVVQAKEALVKAKATQANA is encoded by the exons ATGCCGCCGCCTTCTCAACTCGCCATCGCTACAGGCTCTGTCAACCGACTCCTCAAAGAGGAGGCTTCATACCACaaagaggttgaggaggaggaagccaaggtcaaagctctgaaggagaagattgatAGCGGTGCAaacgatgatgagaatgctTCGTTCATGCTCAAACAGCAG CAAACTGCCCTTGAGCAGACAAAGGCCGTATTCGAACCCCTACGACAAAAGATCGCTGTCGCTGTCGAGAAGCTGGAGGAGCAACTCACTGTGAGCGAAGAGCTGAACGCTCCGGAGGACCAGGTGGTGCAGGCCAAGGAGGCGCTGGTAAAAGCCAAAGCTACCCAGGCCAATGCTTAA